One part of the Nitrospirota bacterium genome encodes these proteins:
- a CDS encoding DUF2281 domain-containing protein produces the protein MTNAEKLKKEIELLNPELLNEINDFVAFLVSKQKKESIKEKKTIIESLCGSWADDKSIDVIFREIDLQRHSYKGREVKF, from the coding sequence ATGACAAATGCTGAAAAGCTTAAAAAAGAAATTGAATTGTTGAACCCTGAACTTCTTAACGAGATTAATGATTTCGTTGCATTTTTGGTTTCCAAGCAGAAAAAGGAAAGTATTAAAGAAAAAAAAACCATCATCGAATCTCTGTGCGGCTCGTGGGCTGATGACAAAAGCATAGATGTTATCTTCAGGGAAATTGACCTTCAGAGGCACTCATACAAGGGCAGAGAAGTAAAATTTTGA
- a CDS encoding tetratricopeptide repeat protein — MEKGKLLEPADKAEEELKVMSYKLRVTLLCLLITVYSLLSACALPRLVILKDPLTPEEHINLGVAYEKKGEYDEAIDEYKKAAKKNPIALLYIGNVYSQKREMEKAEEYYKKAIDRDPLMADAYNNLAWLYAAQGKKLDEAEGLAMKAIELRPDRSDLYKDTIEEIRRRQLQDRR; from the coding sequence ATGGAAAAAGGGAAATTACTGGAGCCTGCTGATAAAGCCGAGGAAGAGTTAAAAGTTATGAGTTATAAGTTACGGGTTACACTGCTCTGCTTACTGATTACTGTTTACTCTTTACTATCAGCCTGCGCTTTGCCGAGGCTCGTAATCTTAAAAGACCCCCTTACCCCTGAGGAACATATTAATTTAGGTGTGGCTTACGAAAAAAAAGGGGAATATGATGAGGCAATAGATGAATACAAAAAGGCTGCAAAGAAAAATCCAATTGCCCTCCTGTATATTGGAAATGTTTATTCCCAGAAAAGAGAAATGGAAAAGGCAGAGGAATACTATAAAAAAGCCATCGACAGAGACCCTCTGATGGCAGATGCTTACAATAACTTAGCATGGCTTTATGCTGCGCAGGGGAAAAAACTCGATGAGGCAGAGGGCCTTGCCATGAAAGCCATTGAGCTAAGGCCTGACAGAAGCGATCTTTATAAGGACACCATTGAAGAGATACGGCGAAGGCAATTGCAAGATAGAAGGTAG
- a CDS encoding peptidase C39 family protein, translating into MKTFAILLLIAILSSCATIQDRTPETTSEVLIKNVPFYPQEDYQCGPSSLASVLNFWGIAVTPERITRDVALEKARGTLTIDLIIYALGRGFDAKDYRGNIDDLKGTLSKGYPLIVLVDYGVAFYQANHFMVVIGYNPQGVIAHSGRQQAKLIPYDDFLKAWKKGNYWSLLIKPRKS; encoded by the coding sequence ATGAAAACTTTCGCAATTTTATTACTCATAGCGATACTCAGTTCCTGTGCTACAATCCAGGACAGGACACCAGAAACTACTTCAGAAGTACTGATAAAAAATGTCCCATTTTACCCGCAAGAAGATTATCAGTGCGGGCCTTCGTCTCTCGCAAGCGTGCTGAACTTCTGGGGGATTGCGGTAACTCCAGAGAGAATAACGCGGGATGTAGCCTTAGAAAAAGCACGGGGAACACTTACCATCGACCTTATCATTTATGCCCTCGGCAGGGGTTTTGATGCAAAAGACTACAGGGGGAACATAGATGATTTAAAAGGTACACTTTCAAAGGGTTATCCCTTAATAGTCCTCGTTGACTATGGCGTTGCTTTTTATCAGGCAAATCACTTCATGGTAGTAATTGGTTATAATCCCCAGGGTGTAATAGCGCACTCAGGCAGGCAGCAGGCAAAACTCATTCCTTATGACGACTTTTTAAAGGCATGGAAAAAGGGAAATTACTGGAGCCTGCTGATAAAGCCGAGGAAGAGTTAA